Part of the Thermocladium sp. ECH_B genome is shown below.
TCAATATTACGCTAGCTCTTATTGGCTTCCTGTTGCAGAATAAAGTATTTATAGGGTGCTAGATATAGGAACAGTGATCTATAGTGAAGTATGAACCAGAAACCAGAAGAGTTCAATTAACAGGGGGCGCAACCTTAATAGTTTCCCTTCCAAAGGAGTGGACTAGGGCCACAGATCTAAAGCCGGGAGATGAAGTCCTTGTAATGCCTCAACCCGACTTATCCCTACTGGTCGTACCTAAGAAAATCGATAAAATGATGGCATTCGAGGCAACCCTAAACGTGCAGGATGATTTAGCCAACAAGGAACATCTAGAACGAATATTGCTTTCATATTACTTGGCGGGATATGATGTTTTTAAGCTAAATTTCGACGTATCAACAGCGCCACTGAAGAAGGAGATAAAAGACCTAGTTAGAAGAAAATTAACTGGAGTAGAGGTAACCGAGGAGGGCAGAAATAGCTTAGTCATGCAGAATTTAATTGATATCCCGGACGTCAAGATAAATGATATTGTTCTTAAAATAGTGAGGGCGTTGGCAGGTATGTTGGAGGATGTCAGAACAGCACTTGATACAGCGGATAAAGCGATCCTTAATGATATAATAGAGCGAGATAATGAGGTCGATAAGTTCTATTGGCTTCTTAATAGGTTACTCAAGCGAATGGTAGTTAGCAAACACTCAATGAGTCTCTCCGGTTTAAAGGATCCACGAAACCTATTAGAGTACGCCACTATAAATAAATCGCTTGAGCGAGCCGCAGATCATGTGGTGGAAATATCATATGAGCTACTGAACATGGGCTCATCATACCTAATAGGCATTCCAAAGGACCTTAGAAACAAACTTGGAGACATGACAAGTCTAGATAATAAACTACTTAATTCCATTTCAAAAGCATTCTCAGAGTCCATAACGCTTGAGGAAATCAATAGAATAATTGATTTAGCTAAGTCGGAATCTAAATCTTCCATTCCAAACATAATGAGCGAGATATCCAAGATAGAGATCGATCCCGCCCTGTCGGCCAGCATAAGAACTATAATAAACAGCCTTTCTAGAATTGGAGAATATATATCGGATATAGGGGAAGCAATAATAAGCTTAATAATAGAACAATCAATGTAACAAGTAATATCTTAAAATAATCTATCTTGAACCCAACATTATTCAGTTAATAAAAATAGATAACTGAGGAAAAAGTTGTAGCATAACTGATCCTCTTCCCGTCCTGAAGGGCGACTCCTTATGGTGGTCGCTATTTTGTTACTTTTTTGTTATTATGCTGGTTATTATGTCTTCAAAGAAAAAATGATTAATTAATCTCTCATTAACTCTTAGTCCGTAATTAGCTAGGGAGTCCTCAATAATAGACATGGATTCAGATGAGTAAGTTAATATTATGAAGCTGAAGTTCATTTTAGTGATTTGATTGAGAAGCTCATCAATTAAATTGGAACTTAAGTAATCTAGATATATTGCCGCATCTAACCAATCTATCGAGTTCGATCTATTGCCACCCAATAAGTAGGGCAAGTTAAAAATTATTAAATCTGGGTTCAGGCTCCACCTCAGTGAACTAAGGAGACTGGCTTGTATCACGTCTATACCATCCATTGCCCGCATAGTTAGTTTACATGCATAAGGATTGATATCTATTCCAATTAATTTCCTATATTTGCAATTCATTA
Proteins encoded:
- a CDS encoding PhoU family transcriptional regulator, which codes for MVKYEPETRRVQLTGGATLIVSLPKEWTRATDLKPGDEVLVMPQPDLSLLVVPKKIDKMMAFEATLNVQDDLANKEHLERILLSYYLAGYDVFKLNFDVSTAPLKKEIKDLVRRKLTGVEVTEEGRNSLVMQNLIDIPDVKINDIVLKIVRALAGMLEDVRTALDTADKAILNDIIERDNEVDKFYWLLNRLLKRMVVSKHSMSLSGLKDPRNLLEYATINKSLERAADHVVEISYELLNMGSSYLIGIPKDLRNKLGDMTSLDNKLLNSISKAFSESITLEEINRIIDLAKSESKSSIPNIMSEISKIEIDPALSASIRTIINSLSRIGEYISDIGEAIISLIIEQSM